DNA from Geobacillus vulcani PSS1:
GTGGAGGCGGAAGGGCTGGCGCTTGCCTCATTCCAAGCCGGGCGCCGCTACAATATGGTGCCCGATGCGGCCGAAGCGGTGGTGGAAGGCGTTCGGGGGGCGGAAGATTGGCAGGAGCGCTACGAGTCGTTTTGCCGGGAGTGCGGTGTCAAGGGGAGCATCCGGCAAAGCGAAGGGGCCGTCGCCTTTCAATTGGAAGGGGTGTCGGCCCACGGCGCCGAGCCGGAGCGCGGCAAAAACGCCGGCGTCTATTTGGCGCAGTTTTTGGCGTCGCTTCCGCTCGATGGGCGAAGCCGACCGTTCATTCAGTTTGTTGCCTCCACCTTTTTCGGCGATGCTCGAGGCCGGCGGCTCGGTCTTGCGCATCGCGATGAACAAAGCGGCGAATTGACCGTCAACGTCGGGGTGCTGTCGTATGACCGGCGGCATGGCGGCACGATTGGATTGAACATCCGCTATCCGGTGACGGCCGACGGCGACGCGATTCGCCGGACGCTCGCTGGCGCCTCGGCTGAACATGGATTCGCGCTCAGCCGGTTCAACGATACGAAGCCGCATTACATCGACCCCAACCACGAGCTTGTTCGCACGCTTCAGCGCGTCTACGAAGAGCAGACAGGCGAGCCGGCTCGGCTTTTGGCCATCGGCGGCGGCACATACGCCCGCGCCTTGACGGCCGGAGTGGCGTTTGGCGCGTTGTTTCCGGGCCGCCCGGATGTCGCCCACCAAAAAGATGAATATATCGAGATCGACGATTTGGTGAAAGCGACCGCCATTTACGCGCAGGCGATCTATGAGCTGGCAAAATAAACGGCGGTCCGCCGCCCCGGCGAAAAAGAGAGGGGGGGCGGGCGTTGTTTTAATGAAAGGGGGGACGGGATGGAAGCGGTGTTCAAACGGGGGGCGGCGGCACGAAAACCGGTGTTTCAGCTCTTTTATTTTCTCATCTTTTTTGCTTTTGGCGCCTTGTTTCCGCTTTTGTCCGTCTATTTGCAGGAAGAGGCGCGCCTCCCGGGGGCGGCGATCGGCTGGATCATGTCGCTTCCCCCGATCGTGACGATGGCAGCCCAGCCGCTTTGGGGGATGGCGACCGATTACACGCGCAAACCGATCGGCCTTTTGATGGGGGCGTTGGTGTTGGCGGCGCTGTTTGGATTCATGTATTCGCTCGCCGGCAGCTACCGGTTGTTTGCTGCGCTCACTGTGCTGCTGTCGGCGATGCAAAGCGCCATCGTTCCGCTTTCTGACAGCCTCGCTCTTCGCCATGTGCACGAACAGGGCGGAACCTACGGGGCGATTCGGCTTTGGGGATCGATCGGGTTTGCCGCGGCGGTGCTGGTTGTCGGATGGCTGTCCGATCATGTCGCGTTTGCGGTCATTTTTTACGCTTTTTCGATGGCGCTGCTGGCCGCGTCGGTTTTGGCCGCCCGCCTGCCGCGCTATTCGATGGCGGCGTCGGGGGCGTTGACCCGGCGGGATGTGCGCGGGCTGCTGTCCGACCGTCCGTTTCAGCTCCTGCTTGTCGCAACATTTTTGCTGTTTGGCCCGATTTTGGCCAACAACTCGTATTTCGGACTGCTCATTCATGAGCTGGGCGGGACGCTGACCGGCATCGGCCTCGCCTTTTTGTTTGCCGCCGGCAGCGAGGCGCCGTTTATGAAAGCGGCGGATTGGCTCATCGGCCGCTTCGGCATGGTGCGGCTTCTTCTATTGGCGGCGCTCATCTCGGCGGTCCGCTGGTTGTCGTATGCGGTCGACCCGCCGCTTTGGTTTGTGTATGTAACGGCGGTCGTCCAAGGCTGCTCCGTCGGTCTAGCGATTCCGACGGCGCTTCAATATGCGCGCCGCTTGGCTCCGGAGCGGGTGCAGGCGACGGCCGTGGCGTTATACTCAGCGGTCGGCAACGGCCTTGGCGCGTGGTTTTGCACGCTGGCGGGCGGATATTTGCTTGAGCGTTGGCAGATCGGCGCTGTCTACTTGTTTTTTGGCATCTGCACGATCGTGGGTGTGCTCGTGCTCCTTTTGCTCGCAAAACGAGAACGAACGGCAGGTGAAGAGAAGTGAAACGAAGCCATTATTTTATCGCTGTTCCGCTGACGTCTGAAGCGAAACAAGCCATTGCCCGATTTTCGGGGGATGCGGCGTTGTCGCTGCCGTTTCGCACATGGGTGCATGAAGAGGACTATCATATCACCCTCGCGTTTTTAGGCGATGTGCCGCCGGGGAAAATGGCGCCGCTGTGCGAAGCGATGGCCGCCGTCGCCGCCAAAAGCGCCCCGTTTTCCCTTGTGCTTGCCGGGCTTGGGACGTTCGGGGAGCGGACGGCGCCTCGCGTTTTTTGGCAAGGAGTCGAAACGGAAGAAGCGTTGAATGGATTGCGGGGCGACGTGTATGAAGCGTGCACAAAGCTCGGGTTTGCCTTGGACCGTCGTCCGTTTGCCCCACATATTACGATCGCTCGCAAATGGCAGGGAGCCGAACCGTTTCGCCCGGATATGCTTCGTTCGCTTTCGGCTGCTAGGGCGGTGTTTTCGGTGCCGGAGATCGTGCTGTATCGGACGAATATGGAACGGACGCCGAAGTACGAAGCGATCGCCGTGTTCCCGTTGCTTGGCGCGCCGATGAATGACCGGAAATAGCAGGTGAAACAATGGGGCAGCTCGTTAAACTCATGGATTGCATTTCTCGCTACGAAACCGATGTGTACTATTATGTGCCGGAGTTCATCCGGCTGAAGCAACGGCAATGGGAGCAGGCAAAAGCGCGGTGGCAAGCTGAACGGACGGCTGAGGCCAGTGGATGGCTTGAAACGGGCGAGACGTGGGATGTTTGGCTTGACAAACCGTCATGGTGGGAACGGTTGACGAAACGATGGCGCCGCCGTGTCGCGCTTGCGGAAGAAGAGACGTTTTCTCTTGCGCCGATGGCCCGTCCGGCGGCTACTCTGGAGGAATTGAAACAGCAGTTTTTGGATGAGTTGTTCGAGTTGCAGCTGAAATGGGCGAGTTCCACGATGATGTACGTTTCCTCCCTCGCTGAGGCGGTGTATGGCGATGAGACGTTGAAATATTTTTTGCAGCGGTTTCCGGATACGCATTTATGCTTTTACCGGCCGGTGGCGATGGTCGGCAAGGCGCCAGTGGAGCTGGAGACGATGGTGTTGACGCCATCCGCGCTCTGGTGCATTGCCTTTGTCGAAGGAAGGCCGGACAACATCGTCATGGCGTCAACCGGCCGGTTTTGGGTGGAACAGGCCGGAACGAACGAAACGAGGCTGGTTAACCCGGTCGTGTCGCTGCGGAGGACGGAGCAGATCGTTTCGGAGATTTTTCGCAAGCATGGGGTCGATTGGCCGATCCATCTTGTGCTGTTAAATCGCTACGGCTACATTGACAGCGGCGGCCTTTTTCCGTTTGTCCGCTATATTGATAAGCGAAATTATGACGAATGGTTTTCCCGTCTGCGCCGCTCCGCTCTCCCGCTTCGGCACGGGCAGCTGAAAGCGGCGGAGGCGCTGCTTCGCCATTGCGCCAGTTTTTACGACCGCCGCCATGACGGGAATATGCATGACGAGGAAGGGCAACAATAGAAACATCTGTGCATCGATAGGGCGACCGGCCGATGATTTGGCACCGCCCTTTTTCTTTTACGTATGATAGTACTAACGGGAGGCAAAAAAGGGGGGTGAACGAACATGCTTCACATCAGCCGAGCGTTTGCCGCTTATTTGGATGAAATGGATGAAATCGCCGTGCTTGCACCGAAATCCCTTCGCCCCGAGGAGATGTCGCCGTTTACGCTCGTGACGCCGAGCGGGGAGGAGATTCCGCTGTCTGTGCAGCAAGTCGAGGATTGCGGGGAGACAGTGAAATATGTGTGCCGGTTTGCATCTGCGTTCGAGTTTGGGGCGACATACTGGGTGCGTTCTTGCCGCGGGGAGGAGACCGATGTGCAAATCGGCGCCGTTGTGCGCACTCCTGCATTTGATGATCGGTTTTTCTATGATGGGCCGTTAGGAGCGGAGTATTTCAAAGAACAGACGGTATTTCGCGTCTGGGCGCCGACCGCCACCGCGGTTAACGTCAAGCTTGTTCATCCGCATCTCGACGAGATCCGCTGCGTGCCGCTTGTGCGCGGCGAACGCGGCGTATGGTCAGCTGCCGTCCCTGGCGATTGGGAGCGAGCGCGTTACACATATATCGCCTGCATCAACCGCGTATGGCGCGAGGCAGTTGACCCGTATGCGACCGCGGTTTCGGTCAATGGCGAGTTCGGCGTCGTGATCGACTGGGAGAAAACGAAGCTGGCGCCG
Protein-coding regions in this window:
- the pepV gene encoding dipeptidase PepV; protein product: MALNIDWMNEAKKRKDDLVRDVQALVRIPSVRDEERAQPGAPFGPKVAEALEHMLRRGREEGFRVKNVDGFAGHVEMGQGEKLVGVLGHIDVVPPGDGWTMDPFAAEVRDGRLYGRGAIDDKGPTVAAFYAMKIVRDLGLPLSKRVRLIIGGDEESDWRCVEHYFRHEEMPEVGFAPDADFPIIHAEKGIIDADLAYRPPESVEAEGLALASFQAGRRYNMVPDAAEAVVEGVRGAEDWQERYESFCRECGVKGSIRQSEGAVAFQLEGVSAHGAEPERGKNAGVYLAQFLASLPLDGRSRPFIQFVASTFFGDARGRRLGLAHRDEQSGELTVNVGVLSYDRRHGGTIGLNIRYPVTADGDAIRRTLAGASAEHGFALSRFNDTKPHYIDPNHELVRTLQRVYEEQTGEPARLLAIGGGTYARALTAGVAFGALFPGRPDVAHQKDEYIEIDDLVKATAIYAQAIYELAK
- the malA gene encoding maltose permease produces the protein MEAVFKRGAAARKPVFQLFYFLIFFAFGALFPLLSVYLQEEARLPGAAIGWIMSLPPIVTMAAQPLWGMATDYTRKPIGLLMGALVLAALFGFMYSLAGSYRLFAALTVLLSAMQSAIVPLSDSLALRHVHEQGGTYGAIRLWGSIGFAAAVLVVGWLSDHVAFAVIFYAFSMALLAASVLAARLPRYSMAASGALTRRDVRGLLSDRPFQLLLVATFLLFGPILANNSYFGLLIHELGGTLTGIGLAFLFAAGSEAPFMKAADWLIGRFGMVRLLLLAALISAVRWLSYAVDPPLWFVYVTAVVQGCSVGLAIPTALQYARRLAPERVQATAVALYSAVGNGLGAWFCTLAGGYLLERWQIGAVYLFFGICTIVGVLVLLLLAKRERTAGEEK
- the thpR gene encoding RNA 2',3'-cyclic phosphodiesterase — translated: MKRSHYFIAVPLTSEAKQAIARFSGDAALSLPFRTWVHEEDYHITLAFLGDVPPGKMAPLCEAMAAVAAKSAPFSLVLAGLGTFGERTAPRVFWQGVETEEALNGLRGDVYEACTKLGFALDRRPFAPHITIARKWQGAEPFRPDMLRSLSAARAVFSVPEIVLYRTNMERTPKYEAIAVFPLLGAPMNDRK